A region of Bacillus cabrialesii DNA encodes the following proteins:
- the ctaA gene encoding heme A synthase CtaA gives MNKALKALGVLTTFVMLIVLIGGALVTKTGSGQGCGRQWPLCHGRFFPELNPASIIEWSHRFASGISIILVLSLAFWSWRKITPIFRETTFLAIMSIIFLFLQALLGALAVVFGSNALIMALHFGISLISFASVLILTLLIFEADKSVRKLVKPLQIGKKMQFHMIGILIYSYIVVYTGAYVRHTESSLACPDVPLCSPLNNGLPTQFHEWVQMGHRTAALLLFVWIIVAAVHAMTSYKDQKQIFWGWISCLIFITLQALSGIMIVYSELALGFALAHSFFIACLFGVLCYFLLLIARFRYESRQS, from the coding sequence ATGAATAAAGCATTAAAAGCTCTCGGTGTTCTGACAACATTTGTCATGCTTATTGTTTTAATCGGGGGAGCCCTCGTTACAAAAACAGGTTCCGGCCAAGGCTGCGGCAGACAGTGGCCGCTGTGTCACGGCCGTTTTTTCCCTGAACTGAATCCGGCTTCAATTATTGAATGGAGCCACAGATTCGCAAGCGGGATCTCGATTATCCTTGTGTTAAGCCTTGCGTTTTGGTCATGGAGAAAAATCACGCCGATTTTCCGTGAAACAACGTTTCTCGCGATTATGTCAATTATCTTTTTATTTTTACAGGCACTGCTTGGCGCATTGGCTGTCGTATTCGGTTCAAACGCGCTGATTATGGCGCTTCACTTTGGCATCTCATTGATATCATTCGCTTCAGTACTTATTTTGACGTTGCTCATATTTGAAGCTGATAAATCAGTTAGAAAGCTGGTGAAGCCGCTTCAAATCGGCAAAAAAATGCAATTTCACATGATAGGAATTTTAATATATTCCTATATCGTTGTGTATACAGGCGCATATGTAAGACATACGGAATCAAGTCTGGCATGTCCTGATGTGCCGTTGTGCAGTCCGCTGAACAATGGACTTCCGACCCAATTCCACGAATGGGTGCAAATGGGCCACAGAACAGCGGCCTTGCTGTTGTTTGTATGGATTATTGTGGCGGCTGTTCATGCTATGACTTCCTATAAAGATCAAAAGCAGATCTTTTGGGGCTGGATCTCATGCCTTATTTTTATCACATTACAGGCGCTGTCCGGCATTATGATCGTATACTCTGAACTGGCACTGGGCTTTGCACTTGCCCACTCGTTCTTTATAGCCTGCCTGTTTGGTGTTTTATGCTATTTCTTATTATTGATTGCGCGCTTCCGTTATGAATCCAGACAATCATAA
- the cyoE gene encoding heme o synthase — protein sequence MANSRILNDTAIDGQIEETTAWKDFLSLIKIGIVNSNLITTFTGMWLALHISGLSFLGNINTVLLTLIGSSLIIAGSCAINNWYDRDIDHLMERTKVRPTVTGKIQPNQALWSGILLVALGLIMLLMTTVMAAVIGFIGVFTYVVLYTMWTKRRYTINTVVGSVSGAVPPLIGWTAVEGNIGVVAWVLFMILFIWQIPHFLALAIKKTEDYRAANIPMLPVVYGFEVTKRQIIVWVACLMPLPFFLGSLGLPIVILGLLLNIGWLILGLMGFRSKNIMKWATQMFVYSLNYMTIYFVAMVVLTLF from the coding sequence ATGGCTAACTCCAGAATCTTAAATGATACAGCTATAGACGGACAAATTGAAGAAACAACGGCATGGAAAGATTTTCTTTCCCTTATTAAAATAGGGATTGTAAATTCTAATCTCATCACGACTTTTACTGGAATGTGGCTTGCACTGCATATTTCCGGTCTAAGTTTTTTAGGCAATATAAACACCGTTCTTCTTACATTAATCGGGTCTTCTCTGATTATTGCAGGCTCCTGCGCGATCAATAACTGGTATGACCGGGACATTGACCATCTTATGGAGCGCACGAAAGTAAGACCGACGGTTACGGGTAAAATTCAGCCGAATCAGGCGTTATGGTCTGGAATTTTGCTGGTTGCTTTAGGATTGATCATGCTGCTGATGACAACTGTCATGGCTGCTGTTATCGGGTTTATCGGAGTCTTTACGTATGTTGTATTGTACACAATGTGGACGAAACGCCGCTATACGATTAACACAGTAGTAGGAAGTGTTTCCGGTGCAGTTCCGCCGCTTATCGGATGGACGGCAGTGGAAGGCAATATCGGTGTCGTGGCATGGGTATTATTCATGATTTTATTTATTTGGCAGATTCCTCACTTCTTAGCATTGGCTATTAAGAAAACGGAGGATTACAGAGCTGCAAATATTCCGATGCTTCCTGTCGTATACGGATTTGAAGTGACAAAAAGACAAATTATTGTATGGGTTGCGTGTCTGATGCCGCTTCCGTTTTTCCTTGGAAGCTTAGGCCTTCCGATTGTCATCCTCGGCTTGCTGTTAAACATCGGCTGGCTGATTCTCGGCTTAATGGGCTTCCGCTCCAAGAATATCATGAAGTGGGCAACGCAGATGTTCGTTTATTCGCTTAACTACATGACAATCTATTTCGTTGCCATGGTTGTCTTGACTCTTTTCTAA
- the coxB gene encoding cytochrome c oxidase subunit II — translation MVKHWRLISLLALVPLLLSGCGKPFLSTLKPAGEVADKQYDLTVLSTLIMVVVVAVVSVIFFYVIVRFRRSRVGENTIPKQVEGNKFLEITWTVIPILLLIILVIPVVLYTLELADTSPMDKKSRKAEDALVVNVRANLYWWEFEYPDYGIITSQELIVPTDQRVYFNLKASDVKHSFWIPSVGGKLDTNTDNENKFFLTFDSKRSKEAGDMFFGKCAELCGPSHALMDFKVKTMSAKEFQGWTKEMKNYKSTTESDLAKQGEEMFKEKNCLSCHAVEPNDKRAEAARTAPNLATFGERAKVAGVKDANEENVKAWLKDPDSIKPGNKMTGTYPKLSDSETDALYEYLKGLKAESK, via the coding sequence ATGGTAAAGCATTGGCGTCTTATTTCATTATTAGCCTTAGTGCCGCTTCTATTAAGCGGATGTGGAAAACCTTTTTTATCCACGCTCAAGCCTGCTGGCGAGGTGGCTGATAAACAGTATGACCTGACAGTGCTCAGCACATTGATTATGGTGGTTGTTGTTGCAGTAGTATCTGTTATCTTCTTTTATGTGATTGTGAGATTCAGAAGATCACGGGTCGGTGAGAACACGATACCGAAACAGGTAGAGGGAAATAAATTTTTAGAAATCACATGGACCGTGATCCCGATTTTGCTGCTCATTATTCTTGTGATCCCTGTCGTATTATATACGCTTGAGTTAGCAGATACATCACCTATGGATAAGAAAAGCCGCAAAGCTGAGGACGCTCTTGTAGTCAATGTCCGGGCAAATTTGTATTGGTGGGAGTTTGAATACCCTGATTACGGCATTATCACAAGCCAGGAGCTGATAGTGCCGACAGACCAGCGTGTATATTTTAATCTAAAAGCTTCAGATGTCAAACATTCCTTTTGGATTCCTTCAGTTGGAGGAAAACTTGATACGAATACGGATAATGAAAATAAGTTTTTTCTGACATTTGATTCAAAACGAAGCAAAGAGGCAGGAGATATGTTTTTTGGGAAGTGTGCAGAGCTTTGCGGCCCTTCACACGCACTGATGGATTTTAAGGTAAAGACGATGTCTGCAAAAGAGTTTCAGGGCTGGACAAAAGAAATGAAAAACTATAAGTCTACAACAGAGAGCGATTTGGCTAAGCAGGGCGAAGAGATGTTTAAAGAGAAGAACTGCCTGAGCTGCCATGCGGTAGAGCCGAATGATAAACGTGCAGAAGCAGCTAGAACGGCACCCAACTTGGCGACCTTCGGTGAAAGGGCAAAAGTGGCAGGGGTGAAGGACGCCAACGAGGAAAATGTGAAGGCTTGGCTGAAGGATCCTGACAGCATAAAGCCGGGGAACAAAATGACAGGCACATATCCGAAGCTCTCAGACAGTGAAACAGATGCGCTTTATGAATACTTAAAAGGCTTAAAAGCGGAAAGCAAGTAG
- the ctaD gene encoding cytochrome c oxidase subunit I yields MLNALTEKRTRGSMLWDYLTTVDHKKIAILYLVAGGFFFLVGGIEAMFIRIQLAKPENAFLSAQAYNEVMTMHGTTMIFLAAMPLLFALMNAVVPLQIGARDVSFPFLNALGFWLFFFGGIFLNLSWFLGGAPDAGWTSYASLSLHSAGHGIDFFVLGLQISGLGTLIAGINFLATIINMRAPGMTYMRLPLFTWTTFVASALILFAFPPLTVGLALMMLDRLFGTNFFNPELGGNTVIWEHLFWIFGHPEVYILILPAFGIFSEVIPVFARKRLFGYSSMVFAIVLIGFLGFMVWVHHMFTTGLGPIANAIFAVATMAIAIPTGIKIFNWLLTIWGGNVKYTTAMLYAVSFIPSFVLGGVTGVMLAAAAADYQFHDTYFVVAHFHYVIIGGVVFGLLAGVHFWWPKMFGKILHETMGKISFVLFFIGFHLTFFIQHFVGLMGMPRRVYTFLPGQGLETGNLISTIGAFFMAAAVILLLVNVIWTSAKGEYVGADPWQDGRTLEWTVSSPPPEYNFKQLPFVRGLDPFWIEKQAGHKSMTPAEPVDDIHMPNGSILPFVISFGLFVAAFGLLYRSDYAWGLPVIFIGLGITFFTMLLRSVIDDHGYHIHKEELPNDDKGVKA; encoded by the coding sequence ATGTTGAATGCGCTTACAGAAAAGCGGACGCGCGGATCTATGCTTTGGGATTATTTGACGACGGTGGACCATAAAAAAATCGCGATTCTTTACTTAGTGGCAGGGGGATTCTTCTTTCTTGTCGGAGGAATTGAAGCGATGTTTATCAGAATCCAGCTGGCAAAGCCGGAGAATGCGTTTCTTAGCGCCCAAGCGTATAATGAAGTAATGACAATGCACGGGACGACGATGATCTTTCTGGCTGCGATGCCTCTCTTATTTGCCTTGATGAATGCGGTCGTTCCTTTGCAGATTGGGGCCCGGGACGTTTCGTTTCCGTTTCTAAACGCGCTTGGTTTTTGGCTCTTCTTTTTCGGAGGCATTTTCTTAAATCTAAGCTGGTTTTTGGGCGGAGCGCCAGACGCGGGCTGGACGTCTTATGCCTCACTTTCGCTTCATTCAGCAGGGCACGGCATCGACTTTTTCGTACTCGGACTGCAAATATCGGGGCTCGGGACGCTGATAGCCGGGATTAACTTTTTGGCCACGATTATCAATATGAGGGCTCCAGGCATGACGTACATGAGGCTGCCTTTGTTTACATGGACGACATTTGTGGCCTCGGCATTGATTTTGTTCGCATTTCCGCCGCTTACGGTGGGATTGGCTCTGATGATGCTGGACCGGCTGTTCGGCACCAATTTCTTTAATCCGGAGCTTGGCGGAAATACGGTCATTTGGGAGCATTTATTTTGGATCTTCGGCCATCCGGAGGTTTATATCTTAATTTTGCCTGCATTCGGTATTTTTTCAGAGGTTATTCCCGTGTTTGCCAGAAAGCGTTTGTTTGGGTATTCTTCAATGGTTTTTGCCATCGTGCTCATTGGCTTTCTGGGCTTTATGGTTTGGGTGCACCATATGTTTACGACAGGTCTCGGACCGATTGCAAACGCGATTTTTGCGGTTGCCACAATGGCTATCGCGATTCCGACCGGGATTAAAATTTTTAACTGGCTTTTGACGATCTGGGGAGGAAATGTAAAGTATACGACCGCTATGCTGTATGCCGTTTCATTCATTCCGTCGTTTGTGCTCGGCGGTGTCACGGGTGTCATGCTGGCAGCGGCGGCTGCCGATTATCAGTTCCATGATACGTATTTTGTGGTGGCGCACTTTCACTACGTCATTATTGGCGGTGTCGTATTCGGCCTTTTAGCCGGTGTTCATTTCTGGTGGCCGAAAATGTTCGGTAAAATTTTGCATGAGACCATGGGTAAAATTTCATTTGTATTGTTTTTTATCGGCTTTCATCTCACGTTTTTCATTCAGCATTTTGTCGGTCTAATGGGGATGCCGCGCCGGGTTTATACGTTTTTGCCGGGCCAGGGTCTTGAAACCGGCAACTTGATCAGTACAATCGGGGCGTTTTTTATGGCGGCAGCTGTTATTCTTCTGCTGGTCAATGTGATTTGGACATCAGCAAAAGGCGAATATGTCGGAGCTGATCCATGGCAGGACGGCCGTACCCTTGAATGGACTGTTTCATCACCGCCGCCTGAGTATAACTTTAAACAGCTCCCTTTTGTCAGAGGGCTTGATCCGTTTTGGATCGAGAAACAGGCAGGACACAAATCAATGACGCCGGCTGAACCGGTTGATGATATTCATATGCCGAACGGCTCAATCCTGCCGTTTGTCATTTCCTTCGGCCTTTTTGTCGCAGCGTTCGGGCTGCTATACAGAAGCGATTACGCTTGGGGCCTGCCGGTGATCTTTATCGGGCTAGGCATTACATTCTTTACGATGCTGCTTCGCTCAGTCATTGATGATCACGGCTATCACATTCATAAAGAGGAACTGCCGAACGATGATAAAGGGGTGAAGGCATAA
- the ctaE gene encoding cytochrome c oxidase subunit III, translated as MQIEEKFTAETFPASPEKVTLEGKNKFLGFWLFLGGETVLFASLFATFLALRNSNAGDPPTTEMFDVKLVFIATMLLLTSSLTSVYAMYHMKNFSFGKMQLWLGITILLGAGFLGLEIYEFKHYTHEFGFTITSSALGSAFYTLVGTHGAHVAFGLMWISTLMIRNAKRGLNLYTAPKFYVASLYWHFIDVVWVFIFTVVYLMGMVG; from the coding sequence ATGCAAATTGAAGAAAAATTCACCGCAGAAACCTTTCCAGCTTCTCCCGAAAAAGTAACACTGGAAGGGAAAAATAAATTTTTAGGCTTTTGGCTTTTTCTTGGGGGAGAGACAGTTTTGTTCGCGTCTCTCTTCGCAACGTTTCTTGCACTCCGGAATTCAAACGCCGGTGATCCGCCTACGACGGAAATGTTTGATGTGAAGCTTGTGTTTATCGCCACAATGCTGCTATTAACGAGCAGTTTAACAAGTGTATATGCGATGTATCACATGAAGAACTTCTCCTTCGGCAAAATGCAGCTTTGGCTGGGAATTACAATCTTATTGGGAGCGGGCTTTTTGGGATTGGAGATCTATGAGTTTAAGCATTACACCCATGAGTTTGGCTTTACCATTACAAGCTCTGCGCTCGGGTCCGCGTTTTACACGCTTGTCGGTACGCACGGCGCCCACGTGGCATTTGGGCTTATGTGGATCAGCACGCTGATGATCCGCAATGCTAAGAGGGGGCTTAACTTGTATACGGCGCCTAAATTTTATGTTGCCAGCCTTTATTGGCACTTTATTGATGTCGTGTGGGTCTTCATCTTTACCGTTGTATATTTAATGGGGATGGTGGGATAA
- the ctaF gene encoding cytochrome c oxidase subunit IVB — protein sequence MVGKKSRGHINSDLEFKKKKHAQEMKYQVLSFGLMIGLTIVAFLTVATDGVGSWFTIPFIILLAAIQVIFQLYYFMHMNQKGHEAPALFLYSGMFVAFITVLAFVTIIWW from the coding sequence ATGGTCGGTAAAAAAAGCAGGGGACATATCAACAGCGACCTTGAATTTAAGAAAAAGAAGCACGCTCAGGAGATGAAGTATCAGGTACTGTCTTTTGGTTTAATGATCGGCCTTACGATTGTTGCATTTCTGACTGTGGCAACGGACGGTGTCGGCAGCTGGTTTACGATTCCTTTCATTATTTTGCTTGCTGCGATACAAGTCATCTTCCAGCTTTATTATTTCATGCATATGAATCAAAAAGGGCATGAAGCGCCGGCACTGTTTTTGTATTCAGGGATGTTTGTCGCATTCATCACAGTGCTTGCGTTTGTCACCATTATATGGTGGTAA
- the ctaG gene encoding cytochrome c oxidase assembly factor CtaG: MNQLEVFGFRAMWSPYLFCILLGITVLYLYLYRRMSSKPNRITGKEMACFLSAMLFLYAAEGSPVDLLGHIMFSAHMVQMAVLYLVVPPLLIAGIPAWLWEKIIFKPAIKPVFSFFTTPLIALLLFNGIFSLYHVPLIFDTVKTDPFYHTLITWLIFVLAFLMWWPLVHKVERLRQLSGLMKLGYIMADGMLLTPACALIMFSGAPLYATYTDPSAWAEAMKLCVPADMMGQVPLTGPEMFNTLPLLEDQQLGAVMMKIIQEIVYGTFLAIIFFQWVKKEREKDGQEEPPYIQQPIS, translated from the coding sequence ATGAATCAGTTAGAGGTATTTGGGTTTCGCGCGATGTGGAGCCCTTATCTTTTTTGTATCCTGTTGGGCATTACAGTGCTTTATCTTTATTTATACAGGCGTATGTCTTCAAAGCCAAATCGAATAACTGGTAAAGAAATGGCGTGCTTTCTATCGGCGATGCTGTTTTTATATGCAGCTGAAGGAAGCCCAGTTGATCTGCTCGGACATATTATGTTCAGCGCGCATATGGTGCAGATGGCTGTGCTGTACTTGGTCGTCCCGCCGCTGTTGATCGCGGGAATTCCTGCATGGCTATGGGAAAAAATCATTTTCAAGCCTGCCATTAAGCCGGTTTTTTCATTTTTTACGACGCCCTTAATTGCTTTGCTTTTGTTTAACGGCATTTTTTCTTTATATCATGTTCCGCTTATATTTGATACAGTCAAAACGGATCCGTTTTACCATACATTAATCACCTGGCTTATCTTTGTGCTTGCGTTTTTGATGTGGTGGCCGCTTGTTCACAAGGTAGAGCGTCTTCGGCAGCTCAGCGGCTTGATGAAGCTGGGGTATATTATGGCGGACGGTATGCTGCTCACACCGGCTTGCGCTTTGATTATGTTCAGCGGCGCGCCGTTATACGCCACATATACAGATCCGTCTGCGTGGGCTGAGGCAATGAAGCTTTGCGTGCCTGCAGATATGATGGGGCAGGTCCCATTAACAGGACCGGAAATGTTTAATACACTGCCTTTGTTAGAGGATCAGCAGCTCGGAGCAGTCATGATGAAAATCATTCAGGAAATTGTGTACGGTACTTTTTTGGCGATTATCTTTTTCCAATGGGTGAAGAAAGAAAGGGAAAAGGACGGGCAGGAGGAGCCTCCGTATATTCAGCAACCGATATCGTAA
- a CDS encoding YugN family protein, with protein MLKFTESGLEGVKAELSWLDDLMESKGLVRAGQWDYERVTYDRKFSTIEGTFYLRIQGIAAEGDVGSGRAVIQLMSPLLGKHYYPHGVEYGETEEFPVQVVTKSKALIQDISDLLKTVQM; from the coding sequence GTGTTGAAGTTTACTGAAAGCGGACTTGAAGGGGTAAAGGCTGAGCTAAGCTGGCTGGACGACTTGATGGAAAGCAAAGGCCTCGTCAGAGCGGGTCAATGGGATTACGAAAGAGTCACCTATGACAGGAAGTTTTCGACGATCGAGGGTACGTTTTATCTGCGGATACAAGGCATTGCGGCAGAGGGCGATGTTGGAAGCGGCCGCGCCGTGATTCAATTAATGTCCCCTCTCTTAGGCAAGCATTACTACCCGCATGGAGTAGAATATGGAGAAACGGAAGAGTTTCCCGTACAGGTTGTGACAAAAAGCAAGGCACTGATTCAGGACATCTCCGACTTGTTAAAAACCGTTCAAATGTAA
- a CDS encoding CBS domain-containing protein has product MTKIKDLMTADLQYCTVLDNVYEAAVKMKDANVGAIPIVDEDGETLVGIVTDRDLVLRGIAIKKPNSQKITDAMTEKPVSVEEDASVDEVLHLMASHQLRRIPVTKNKKLTGIVTLGDLSLSEQTNERAGSALSDISEGDNREEGFFH; this is encoded by the coding sequence ATGACAAAAATAAAAGATCTGATGACGGCCGACTTGCAATATTGCACGGTATTAGATAATGTATATGAAGCTGCGGTAAAGATGAAAGACGCGAATGTAGGTGCGATTCCGATAGTTGATGAGGATGGAGAAACACTGGTAGGCATCGTAACCGACCGTGATCTCGTGTTAAGAGGAATCGCCATAAAAAAACCAAACTCGCAAAAAATCACTGACGCGATGACCGAAAAACCTGTCAGTGTGGAGGAAGATGCTTCAGTCGATGAGGTTCTTCATTTGATGGCATCCCATCAGCTCAGAAGGATACCTGTTACAAAAAACAAAAAGCTGACTGGAATTGTCACGCTTGGTGATCTTTCTTTATCTGAACAAACCAATGAACGTGCCGGCAGTGCCTTATCGGATATTTCCGAGGGTGATAATAGAGAAGAAGGCTTTTTTCATTAA
- a CDS encoding CAP domain-containing protein: MKNILRAMVILLIICGTYVLFIQYGSVPEKKSNDSEPQVSNEEAQSGKRIHMPTSGLLSFMGKSADDVTKKLGEPERIDPSAYDYDWWVYNQGKDQYIQIGVLNNKVVTLFAAGNDINAKPFKIGESTGEVFKTTQVAPFVNVEYKGNSYRFEFSEEDINTRPTVKVGKMYVQLYMDKFEGKLSSIRAFDAQTFVKQRPYEVVYRGELIKPEAVSDDKWKKIQTTSEKQILDLTNVIRVKHGLAKLEWDQPTAEVAFGHSEDMKENHYFSHVSKKYGTLKDRLEDGHVEFQQAGENIAYNYVDGPAAVEGWLNSEGHRKALLNSDYTHLGVGVDRKYYTQNFIKRW, translated from the coding sequence TTGAAAAATATATTGAGAGCAATGGTTATTCTCTTGATCATCTGCGGAACTTATGTTCTGTTTATTCAATATGGATCTGTTCCTGAAAAAAAATCAAATGACAGCGAGCCTCAGGTGTCGAATGAGGAGGCGCAAAGCGGCAAACGAATACATATGCCGACTTCAGGGTTATTGTCCTTTATGGGCAAGTCCGCCGATGATGTAACGAAAAAGCTTGGGGAACCAGAACGCATTGACCCGTCAGCTTATGATTACGATTGGTGGGTATACAATCAAGGAAAGGACCAATATATCCAAATCGGGGTATTAAACAATAAAGTGGTCACATTATTTGCGGCTGGCAATGACATTAACGCAAAGCCTTTCAAAATTGGCGAATCAACCGGAGAAGTGTTCAAGACGACCCAGGTGGCGCCGTTTGTGAATGTAGAGTATAAAGGAAATTCCTATCGATTTGAGTTTTCTGAAGAGGATATCAATACCAGACCGACTGTAAAGGTAGGAAAAATGTATGTCCAGCTGTATATGGACAAATTTGAAGGGAAGCTATCCAGCATCAGGGCGTTTGATGCGCAAACCTTTGTAAAGCAAAGGCCTTATGAGGTTGTATACCGCGGTGAATTAATAAAACCGGAAGCTGTTTCAGACGATAAGTGGAAAAAGATCCAAACGACAAGCGAAAAGCAAATACTTGATTTGACGAATGTCATTCGCGTCAAACATGGGCTTGCGAAGCTTGAGTGGGATCAGCCGACGGCGGAAGTGGCTTTTGGACATAGCGAGGATATGAAGGAAAATCATTATTTCTCCCATGTCTCTAAAAAATACGGCACGCTGAAAGACCGCTTAGAAGACGGGCATGTTGAGTTTCAGCAAGCGGGAGAAAATATCGCATACAATTATGTAGACGGTCCGGCCGCTGTAGAAGGCTGGCTGAATAGTGAAGGCCACCGAAAAGCGCTTCTGAATTCAGATTATACGCATCTTGGTGTCGGAGTAGACCGAAAATATTACACTCAAAATTTTATTAAGCGATGGTAA
- a CDS encoding YlbD family protein has translation MANQHANHSINDFKQFVKKHPKLIKEVRKEQRSWQDVYENWVLFGETDPIWDPYREPEEAVEAAPETEPKNDFVSKMVTAVKKMDINQMNEQINKMSQSISSLQSLLNTFSGSGQKQSQPGSGQHPFSFRKD, from the coding sequence GTGGCGAATCAACATGCCAATCATTCAATCAATGACTTTAAACAATTCGTCAAAAAGCATCCCAAGCTGATAAAAGAAGTACGCAAAGAACAAAGAAGCTGGCAGGACGTATATGAAAATTGGGTCCTCTTCGGAGAGACCGATCCGATTTGGGATCCGTATCGGGAACCGGAAGAAGCTGTTGAAGCTGCGCCTGAAACAGAGCCGAAAAATGATTTTGTCTCGAAAATGGTGACTGCGGTGAAAAAGATGGATATCAATCAAATGAACGAACAAATCAATAAAATGAGCCAATCGATCTCATCGTTGCAAAGCCTTCTTAATACATTTTCCGGAAGCGGCCAAAAGCAATCTCAGCCAGGCTCTGGACAGCATCCTTTTTCTTTTCGAAAGGATTAA
- a CDS encoding YlbE-like family protein, whose translation MRKEVQEFILENEERKRFIREQPIWYRRLSRKPDDLSSFQLEMMNFYEKTIPHRVNQFTNGIQMAQMMMQMFQAMRTKD comes from the coding sequence ATGCGCAAAGAGGTTCAGGAATTTATTTTAGAAAACGAGGAACGGAAACGATTCATCAGAGAACAGCCGATATGGTACCGCAGGCTTTCGAGAAAACCGGATGATCTATCCTCCTTTCAGCTTGAGATGATGAACTTTTATGAAAAAACCATACCGCACCGGGTGAACCAATTTACGAACGGGATTCAAATGGCGCAAATGATGATGCAAATGTTTCAAGCGATGCGGACAAAAGATTAA